CACTGGGCGTAAAGGACGCGTAGGCGGATTATCAAGTCTTGTGTGAAATCTAATGGCTTAACCATTAAACTGCACAGGAAACTGGTAGTCTAGAGTAGGGGAGAGGTAGATGGAATTCTTAGCGTAGGGGTAAAATCCGTAGAGGTTAAGAGGAATACTTATTGCGAAGGCGATCTACTAGAACCTAACTGACGCTGAGGCGTGAAAGCGTGGGTAGCAAACAGGATTAGATACCCTGGTAGTCCACGCCCTAAACGATGTATACTAGTTGTTGCTTTGCAAGTCAAAGCAGTAATGCAGCTAACGCATTAAGTATACCGCCTGGGGAGTACGGTCGCAAGATTAAAACTCAAAGGAATAGACGGGGACCCGCACAAGCGGTGGAGCATGTGGTTTAATTCGAAGATACGCGAAGAACCTTACCCGGACTTGATATCTAACAAATCATCCAGAGATGGAAGAGTGTCTGCTTGCAGAAATGTTAAGACAGGTGCTGCACGGCTGTCGTCAGCTCGTGTCGTGAGATGTTGGGTTAAGTCCCGCAACGAGCGCAACCCACGTGTTTAGTTGCTAACAGTTCGGCTGAGTTCTCTAAACAGACTGCCTACGCAAGTAGGAGGAAGGTGTGGACGACGTCAAGTCATCATGGCCCTTATGTCCGGGGCGACACACGTGCTACAATGGCATATACAGTAAGACGCAATATCGTAAGATGGAGCAAATCTATAAAATATGTCCCAGTTCGGATTGGGGTCTGCAACTCGACCCCATGAAGCCGGAATCGCTAGTAATCGTAGATCAGCCATGCTACGGTGAATACGTTCCCGGGTCTTGTACTCACCGCCCGTCACACCATGGGAGTTGATTTCACTCGAAGCAGGGATGCTAAATTAGCTACCTTCCACAGTGGAATCAGCGACTGGGGTGAAGTCGTAACAAGGTAACCGTAGGAGAACCTGCGGTTGGATCACCTCCTTTCTAGAGTACAATATAGATACTCTCTCACAAGATATCTATAAGAAAGTTACAATTAAATGATCAATTGAAAGCTTATTTAGATTTTAAAGGTTGACTAAGGTTATTGTCTAATTTCTTAAAAAATAGATATAAATACTAAACCAGTAGCATTTATGAAATTAAGATATATCTGTATTGTAAATGTAAAAAAATATATAAAGATGGGGAATTAGCTCAGCTGGGAGAGCGCCTGCCTTGCACGCAGGAGGTCATCGGTTCGATCCCGTTATTCTCCACCATTAAAATAATTGAGTTAATAGCTTGTCTTAAATTTATAGTTTAATACTAAATAGTAGAGATTTAATCTTAAAATTTACCCAAATTTTAAGATTAGGTCTTTACCTAAACGATCTTTAAAGTACAATTGTTAAAAGTCACAAACAAGTTTTATAAAATAAAACAATTTTACAGGAACTTGTTAAAGCTTTAATCTAACTATTATAAAAGCAAACATATAGATTTTAACTGTTATCAAGATCTATTTGTTAAAGATTGAATCACGGATATATAAAGAGTTAAAACTTATCTTTATATCATCATTAATCTCTTTCCGTCTTAAATAGTTAGTTTAAATATTATAAAGCATATTTAAAACTTCAGTAGTTTTAAATTTAAACATAAAGATATAATTTAAAGATACTATGTAATAATAGATACACTATAATATGATCTATAAGAACTATATAGTATAAATCATTAAATTTCAAATCTTTATAAATTTAACTTTATCTTTAACAAGGAAGTAATGCGAATTAGAATATCAACATAATAAAATGATTCTAATACTTCGTAAGCGACATAGTAAATCTACCTTAATTTAGATTTAGGTGGGTCAAGGGAGTGTTTACACTCCTTGTCGCAAAGAGTAGCTTTGCTACTCTGCGAAGTTAAAAAAGGTAAGCTACTAAGAGCCAATGGCGGATGCCTTGGTTGGTAGAGGCGATGAAGGACGTACTAGACTGCGATAAGTCTCAGGGAGCTGTCAAGAAGCTTTGATCTGGGAATTTCCGAATGGGGCAACCCAGTATATAGTGATATATACTACCATTGTTATGGAGCAAACGTGGGGAATTGAAACATCTTAGTACCCACAGGAAAAGAAATCAATAGAGATTACGCTAGTAGCGGCGAGCGAACGCGTAATAGGGCAAACCACTAGTTTACTAGTGGGGTTGTAGGACTGCAATAAAGACTAAAAAGAGTTAATAGAATAATCTGGAAAGTTTAAGCATAGAGGGTGATACTCCCGTATATGAAAACTCTTTTTTACTTAGCAGTATCCTGAGTAGAACGAGGCACGTGAAACCTTGTTTGAAGCTGGGAAGACCACTTTCCAACCCTAAATACTACTACCAAACCGATAGTGTACAAGTACCGTGAGGGAAAGGTGAAAAGAACCGCGGTGAGCGGAGTGAAATAGAACCTGAAACCATTGGCTTACAATCATTCAGAGCACGATTCTTTATGACGTGTGATGGACTGCCTTTTGCATAATGAGCCTGCGAGTTGTGATATCTGGCAAGGTTAAGGAAATCCGGAGCCGTAGCGAAAGCAAGTCTTAATAGGGCGTTTAGTCAGATATTGCAGACCCGAAACGAAGTGATCTATCCATGAGCAGGTTGAAACCGGTGTAAGAGCCGGCGGAGGACCGAACCCGCTGACGTTGAAAAGTCTTGGGATGACTTGTGGATAGGGGTGAAAGGCCAATCAAACTTCGTGATAGCTGGTTCTCTCCGAAATATATTGAGGTATAGCGTTATGTAGTAACTATAGGGGGTAGAGCACTGAATGGGCTAGGGCATACACCAATGTACCAAACCCTATCAAACTCCGAATACCTATAGTGTAATCATAGCAGTCAGGCGGCGAGTGATAAAATCCGTCGTCAAGAGGGGAACAACCCAGACTACCGACTAAGGTCCCAAAATCTTATTTAAGTGGAAAACGATGTGAAGTTACTTAAACAACCAGGAGGTTGGCTTAGAAGCAGCCATCCTTTAAAGATAGCGTAATAGCTCACTGGTCTAGTGATTTTGCGCGGAAAATATAACGGGGCTAAAATAAGTACCGAAGTCGTAGACTTAGTTTTACTAAGTGGTAGGAGAGCGTTGTATTTAGCGTTGAAGATGTACCGGTAAGGAGCGTTGGAGCAAATACAAGTGAGCATGCAGGCATGAGTAGCGTTAAATCAGGTGAGAATCCTGATCGCCGAAAACCCAAGGTTTCCTACGCGATGCTCGTCATCGTAGGGTTAGTCGGGTCCTAAGCAAAGTCCGAAAGGGGTATGCGATGGAAAATTGGTTAATATTCCAATACCAATTATTATGTGCGATGGAAGGACGCTTAGAGTTAGTGGGGCTAACTGATGGAATAGTTAGTCTAAGAGTGTAGGTTGAGTTATAGGCAAATCCGTAACTCTTTATCCGAAACTTTAAAGGCTTTTCAAACTCTTCGGAGAGCGAGAAGAACCCATGATACTGTCGAGCCAAGAAAAGTTTCTAAGTTTAGTAATAATTGCCCGTACCGTAAACCGACACAGGTGGGTGGGATGAGTATTCTAAGGCGCGTGGAAGAACTCTCTTTAAGGAACTCTGCAAAATAGCACCGTATCTTCGGTATAAGGTGTGCCTACCAGGGTGCAAGCCCTAGAGGTTACAACAAAGAGTCCCTCCCGACTGTTTACCAAAAACACAGCACTCTGCTAACACGTAAGTGGATGTATAGGGTGTGACGCCTGCCCGGTGCTCGAAGGTTAATTGATGGGGTTAGCATTAGCGAAGCTCTTGATCGAAGCCCGAGTAAACGGCGGCCGTAACTATAACGGTCCTAAGGTAGCGAAATTCCTTGTCGGTTAAATACCGACCTGCATGAATGGCGTAACGAGATGGGAGCTGTCTCAAAGAGGGATCCAGTGAAATTGTAGTGGAGGTGAAAATTCCTCCTACCCGCGGCAAGACGGAAAGACCCCGTGGACCTTTACTATAGCTTGACACTGCTACTTGGATAAAGATGTGCAGGATAGGTGGGAGGCTTTGATTAATAGACGCCAGTTTATTATGAGCCATTGTTGAGATACCACTCTTCTTTATTCGGGTAGCTAACTAGCATATGTTATCCATATGTAGGACAATGTCTGGTGGGTAGTTTGACTGGGGCGGTCGCCTCCCAAATAATAACGGAGGCTTACAAAGGTTAGTTCAAAACGGTTGGAAATCGTTTGTAGAGTATAAAGGCATAAACTAGCTTAACTGCGAGGCCAACAAGCCAAGCAGAGACGAAAGTCGGTCTTAGTGATCCGGTGGTTCTGTGTGGAAGGGCCATCGCTCAAAGGATAAAAGGTACCCCGGGGATAACAGGCTGATCTCCCCCAAGAGCTCACATCGACGGGGAGGTTTGGCACCTCGATGTCGGCTCATCGCATCCTGGGGCTGGAGCAGGTCCCAAGGGTATGGCTGTTCGCCATTTAAAGCGGTACGCGAGCTGGGTTCAGAACGTCGTGAGACAGTTCGGTCCCTATCTGCCGTGGGCGTAAGAAGATTGAGGAGAGTTGACCCTAGTACGAGAGGACCGGGTTGAACCAACCACTGGTGTATCTGTTGTTCTGCCAAGAGCATCGCAGAGTAGCTAAGTTGGGATGTGATAAGAGCTGAAAGCATCTAAGCTCGAAGCCAACTCCAAGATTAATCTTCTTTTAAGAGCTCTAGTAGACTACTAGTTTGATAGGCTGGGTGTGTAAGTGATGTAAGTCATTTAGCTGACCAGTACTAATAGCTCGTTTGCTTATCTTATTTTTATTTTTTACTCTTTTTGTTTTATGTGTTGTCAGGTTTCGTAAAACACTGTGGTCACTACCTATAAGGTAGCTCCCTTGTATTTTACTCACCTTCCTAGCCTAAAATCAAAAATAGTTAAAAAAATAGCTATTATGAGATTATAAATATCATATAGTTTTAAGCATTACTTCCTTGTTAAGGATAAATCTTTATCCAAAGTAAAATAGTTTTATAAAATAAAACTTTTGACTTTTAACAACTCCAATCGTTAAATTAGAGATTTGACTACAGTTTTATTTTTAGACTGTAGAGTTTATATCTTAGATCTTTAATTTAACGATTGTCCGTGATTATAGAGAGTTGGAAACGCCTTGACCCATCCCGAACCAAGAAGCTAAGCAACTCATCGCTGATGATACTCTCTCTTACTGAGATGTGGGAAAGTAGGTCTTTGCGGACTTCGTTATTATACATTACTAAAATTCATTAAAACCAACACCCCTTAATAAAAATAACATAATAAAATATAATCTTACCTATTTACTAGTTGTAACAAGTCTTATAGAGAATGTTTGTTTGTAGAATTAAGCTATTTTAACTTATATAAGTTTATAAAGCTATACTATTTTTAAATCTTATGATAGTTTAAATTTGCTTTAATATATTAGGATAATTAAGTAAATTTGGTGTATAGCCTAGTAGAATAAATCTTATAGCTTTTACCGCTTTAAATTAATACTTGTAAATCTTTGTTGGTTTAATACTGTTTTTTAAGTTTTTAAATCCTATCTAGGAAGTTAAGAATTTAATTCAATACCAATATGAACTAACTGGTATTATTATTTTAAATCAATACTTATAAATCTTTTAACTCAAAAAACTACTTTAACTTTATTTTAGTGGTTAAATTTGCTTTTGTAGTACTTGGAATTTAACACCACCTTTAAATTTTAGTATCCATATTAAAATAATAATATGCTATAATTTTTTAAATTTTAGGAGCTGTTATGGGTGATAGGGTAGTTTTATTTACAGATACAATCCAAGATTTAAATGGAGTTAGTAGATTTATTCAAGATATGGCTGATTATGGTAAAGATGATGGTTTTTATGCTATATCATCAAGCTCTTTTAGGAATTTTCCTGATAAGGGGAATGTGGTAAATGCCATTATGTATCTTTGAGGGATATTATTTGTGGCTCTAAACTGGCATTATAATACTTATGAAACAAATATATATAGCTAGATAAAAGCTACTTTTTACCTCTCTAAAACTCATAACTTCAAGCAGAAGGAAAAGTATTTTTAAGATAGTAAAGTAAATACTTAAATAGTATCATTCCACGTTAAAAGGTATTATAAGACGCAAAATGATTCTAAAAGTATTATTTATACTTGATGGTTGGAGTGGTTATGATGGACTAGTAGATATAGTATATGATAAACATTTTAGAGTTAATCACGGTAAAAATAAATTTACATGAGATATATAAATAGTGCCCTTAGTTTTTGGAGTTTTACAAAAAAGACTTACTAAATTTAATGGTGTATAAGTAAATTTTGAATTACGTTTACTAGTAGCATAGTAAAAATTAAAAAAGAGTCTGAATTTAAATAGAAAAAGGATTATTGGCATAATATATTTATAAATTTATTCAAAAAGAAAGGATTGTTAGTATAGACTCTTATTTTTATTGGCATACATCATAGAATCTAATATATAAAAAATACTATAAATAGTACAAGTTAGCTGTCAATACTAAAAATCTAAAATTTCATTAATTTACTTTCATCTATTTTTTAGATTTTTGAAACCCCCTTTTATAGCATTGTAAAATTTATCATTTTTAAGCTCTCTAAATTCATCTTTTAATAAATTAAGAATTTCTATAAAAATAATTTAACAATTAAATTAAACTAATTTACAATATATTAAGTATCCTTTAATAGAATAAAATTTATTTAATTTTAAGGAGAATTTATGAAAAAGTTACTACTATTTTTAGTATTTAGTTTTTCAATGTTATTTGGAGCTGTTAATATAAATACAGCATCAAAAGAGGAGCTTATGACTTTAAAAGGTATAGGTGAGGGTAAAGCTAAGGCTATAATTGAATATAGAGAGAAAAATAAATTTGATAAGCCTGAAGACATTAAAAATGTATTCTCGCATTTAAAATGGGACGGATTTGTATATAAAATGGGAATTTTCAATTTTAAACGCTTAAGCTTAGCAGCAAAATTTCCCATTTTAAATGCAAAAAAAGACTTTAAATTTTATGATTAAAGATGCTTTATAGTAACTTTTAACTTCCCTCTACCTCTTATAATTCCAACAAACATACCAACGATTTTACACTCATATATAAGATATCTTACTGGTGTGTATGTAGGGTTGTAAGACACTAAAAAAAGTTCATTATCTTGCTTATAGCACTCCTTTATCATAAGAGTGTATTTACAGCATAAATCTCACCATCTTTAAATTCAGCCCCTACTGCTATAAAACAGCTATCGCCGTCCATTATATATGGCTCCATGCTCTCGCCAATTGCCGTTATGATGTCTATTTTTCCAAGATATTTAACATT
The sequence above is a segment of the Campylobacter corcagiensis genome. Coding sequences within it:
- a CDS encoding ComEA family DNA-binding protein, which produces MKKLLLFLVFSFSMLFGAVNINTASKEELMTLKGIGEGKAKAIIEYREKNKFDKPEDIKNVFSHLKWDGFVYKMGIFNFKRLSLAAKFPILNAKKDFKFYD
- a CDS encoding S24 family peptidase, with translation MIKECYKQDNELFLVSYNPTYTPVRYLIYECKIVGMFVGIIRGRGKLKVTIKHL